In Pseudofrankia saprophytica, one genomic interval encodes:
- a CDS encoding VIT domain-containing protein, translating into MSTDLERISTVGMVDLVEPEPPAQADAPRRNEEDGLGCLRTGRGNLPLDAIDVQAAVTGLASTITLSQGFHNPYDEPLEATYIFPLPPRAAVTALRMEADGRVVEAELKERGQARADYDTAITQGRRASIAEEERPGVFTMRVGNILPGERVTVRLTLAGELSYEDGAATFRFPLVVAPRYIPGAPLAGEQVGDGVTADTDAVPDASRISPPVLLPGFPNPERLSVAVDIDPAGLPLASVDASLHTVITERRTDGLRVRLEPGDRADRDFLLRLTFDADEAVSTSLSVLPDEPAADGATTADGETATVGAGGAAGGGTFALTILPPAGTTRARDRDVVIVLDRSGSMGGWKMVAARRAAGRIVDTLRGGDRFAVLAFDNRVDTPPALPSGLAPASDRARFRAVEFLATLEARGGTEMLEPLRQAAALLRPRSETPERDRVVVLVTDGQVGNEDQLLRELATGLTGVRVHTVGIDRAVNEAFLRRLSGPAGRCELVESEDRLDDAMRHIHRRIDAPVVTGLRLLPAGPADLAVDADSLSPAPLPDLFTGAPVVITGRFTGPPVGTVTVAGQAADGGSPWQTAAAAAASGNPALTALWARARIRDLEDRYAADQAERRGHEALEKRIVETSLRYRVLSRFTAFVAVDQRVVNEGGTVRRVTQPVDLPSGWSYESPVAGGTPAGVPLFAGSAVAASFAAPAGPPPPMYQPMPPSVVPPAPAGPAPIRARRDTPAGSDDFDVPDFLASGPLSSPAAPRPGPRPGPRPGRGTGRGRQKAKLTTGSGPSDAGADPGAGTLWAFVAAELAVLSTGDGPSPRRGAADLAALAGRIRAALPGWRRAGQHEAACAALERLANQLTAASPDPSDAARLWEHARATLEAIRDGRADQLTDDRSSPDAPTRRSRQAFWKR; encoded by the coding sequence GTGAGCACCGACCTCGAACGGATCAGCACCGTCGGCATGGTCGACCTGGTCGAGCCGGAACCGCCGGCCCAGGCGGACGCGCCTCGACGGAACGAGGAGGACGGCCTCGGCTGCCTGCGGACCGGGCGCGGCAACCTGCCACTCGACGCGATCGACGTCCAGGCCGCAGTCACCGGCCTCGCGTCGACCATCACGCTCAGCCAGGGCTTTCACAACCCGTACGACGAGCCACTCGAGGCCACCTACATCTTCCCGCTGCCGCCGCGGGCCGCGGTCACCGCGCTACGGATGGAGGCGGACGGCCGGGTCGTCGAGGCCGAGCTCAAGGAACGTGGCCAGGCGCGGGCGGACTACGACACGGCCATCACCCAGGGCAGGCGCGCGTCGATCGCCGAAGAGGAGCGCCCCGGCGTCTTCACCATGCGGGTCGGCAACATCCTGCCCGGCGAGCGGGTCACCGTCCGCCTGACGCTGGCCGGAGAGCTGTCCTACGAGGACGGCGCCGCGACCTTCCGCTTCCCGCTCGTCGTCGCGCCCCGCTACATCCCCGGTGCCCCGCTCGCGGGCGAGCAGGTCGGCGACGGGGTCACGGCCGACACCGACGCCGTGCCGGACGCGTCCCGGATCAGCCCGCCGGTGCTGCTGCCGGGCTTCCCGAACCCGGAGCGCCTCTCGGTGGCCGTCGACATCGACCCGGCCGGCCTGCCGCTGGCCTCCGTCGACGCGAGCCTGCACACGGTCATCACCGAACGACGCACGGACGGCCTGCGCGTCCGGCTGGAGCCGGGCGATCGAGCCGACCGCGACTTCCTGCTGCGCCTGACGTTCGACGCGGACGAGGCAGTCAGCACCTCGCTGTCGGTACTGCCCGACGAGCCTGCGGCGGACGGCGCCACGACCGCGGACGGCGAGACAGCCACTGTCGGCGCGGGCGGCGCGGCGGGCGGCGGGACGTTCGCGCTCACGATCCTGCCGCCGGCCGGTACGACGCGGGCCCGGGACCGGGACGTGGTGATCGTGCTCGACCGGTCCGGCTCGATGGGCGGCTGGAAGATGGTCGCGGCGCGGCGGGCCGCCGGCCGGATCGTCGACACCCTGCGTGGCGGTGACCGTTTCGCGGTGCTGGCCTTCGACAACCGGGTCGACACCCCGCCGGCCCTGCCCTCAGGGCTCGCGCCTGCCAGCGACCGCGCCCGGTTCCGGGCCGTGGAGTTCCTGGCCACCCTGGAGGCCCGCGGCGGGACGGAGATGCTGGAGCCGCTGCGGCAGGCCGCCGCCCTGCTCCGCCCGCGGTCCGAGACGCCCGAGCGCGACCGGGTCGTCGTGCTGGTCACCGACGGCCAGGTCGGCAACGAGGACCAGCTGCTGCGCGAGCTCGCCACCGGCCTCACCGGGGTGCGGGTCCACACCGTCGGCATCGACCGGGCGGTGAACGAGGCGTTCCTGCGCCGGCTGTCCGGCCCGGCCGGCCGCTGCGAGCTGGTCGAGTCCGAGGACCGGCTGGACGACGCGATGCGCCACATCCATCGCCGCATCGACGCGCCCGTGGTCACCGGCCTGCGGCTGCTCCCGGCGGGGCCGGCGGACCTGGCCGTCGACGCCGACTCGCTGAGCCCGGCGCCGCTGCCCGACCTGTTCACCGGTGCTCCCGTCGTCATCACCGGCCGGTTCACCGGCCCGCCGGTGGGGACCGTCACCGTCGCCGGGCAGGCCGCCGACGGGGGTTCTCCATGGCAGACGGCGGCCGCCGCGGCGGCGAGCGGCAACCCCGCTCTCACGGCCCTCTGGGCACGGGCCCGCATCCGCGACCTGGAGGACCGGTACGCGGCCGACCAGGCCGAGCGGCGCGGCCATGAGGCGCTGGAGAAGCGCATCGTCGAGACGTCGCTGCGCTACCGGGTGCTGTCCCGCTTCACCGCGTTCGTCGCCGTCGACCAGCGCGTCGTCAACGAGGGCGGCACGGTCCGCCGGGTGACGCAGCCCGTCGACCTCCCCAGCGGCTGGTCCTACGAGTCGCCGGTCGCCGGCGGGACGCCGGCCGGCGTCCCGCTGTTCGCCGGCAGCGCCGTCGCCGCCAGTTTCGCCGCGCCCGCCGGACCACCGCCCCCGATGTACCAGCCGATGCCTCCGTCGGTCGTTCCTCCCGCGCCTGCCGGGCCCGCGCCCATCCGAGCGCGGCGGGACACCCCGGCGGGCTCGGATGACTTCGACGTGCCTGACTTCCTCGCCAGCGGCCCTCTGAGCTCACCTGCCGCCCCTCGGCCCGGCCCGCGGCCCGGCCCGCGGCCCGGGCGAGGGACCGGCCGTGGCCGGCAAAAGGCCAAGCTGACCACCGGTTCCGGACCGTCCGACGCCGGTGCCGACCCGGGTGCCGGCACGCTCTGGGCGTTCGTCGCCGCCGAGCTGGCGGTGCTGTCCACGGGCGACGGGCCCTCGCCGCGCCGCGGGGCGGCCGACCTGGCCGCGCTCGCCGGCCGCATCCGCGCGGCGCTGCCCGGGTGGCGACGAGCCGGTCAGCACGAGGCGGCGTGCGCGGCGCTGGAGAGGCTCGCCAACCAGCTCACCGCCGCGTCCCCGGACCCGTCGGACGCGGCCCGGCTCTGGGAGCACGCCCGCGCGACCCTGGAGGCCATCCGCGACGGACGCGCCGACCAGCTCACCGACGACCGCTCCTCGCCGGACGCCCCCACGCGCAGGTCACGCCAGGCCTTCTGGAAGCGATGA
- a CDS encoding aromatic ring-hydroxylating oxygenase subunit alpha, which translates to MDREALEHSLARRLLDHIDNRTTDMADDVMELPTDIYSAQRQAEEIEALFLDQPLVLCLSGALPEPETYRTVDLLGTPVLLTRDGDGQVHAFLNACRHRGVRLVDGAGEAIRLTCPFHAWTYGLDGKLGRMPVPDGFTGLDKSRKGLVPLEVTEGYGLIVGRLRPGPPVDIDEYLGPELAGELALLDFADWQPHSEPHVHKVGGNWKVTLDTFRENYHFNYLHKTTLATYAVGGVLTFDPFGRHLRNSSALKSIVELRERPEADWGDVGGHFSYQYALFPNVSLTFDARHVELWQILPVDESSSEVVHTSYLRPGLTDEERSKAVDMAPWICETVVDGEDFWVAGRTEPGVRLGMIDTVVFGRNEPAPQHLHRGFEAALGAHRARHAAGAGSA; encoded by the coding sequence GTGGACAGGGAAGCGCTCGAACACAGCCTCGCGCGTCGGTTGCTCGACCACATCGACAACCGCACGACGGACATGGCCGACGACGTCATGGAACTGCCGACCGACATCTACTCGGCGCAGCGGCAGGCCGAGGAGATCGAGGCGCTGTTCCTCGACCAGCCTCTCGTCCTCTGCCTGTCGGGCGCGCTACCAGAACCGGAGACCTACCGGACGGTCGACCTGCTCGGGACCCCCGTGCTGCTGACCAGGGACGGCGACGGCCAGGTGCACGCCTTCCTCAACGCCTGCCGCCATCGCGGTGTGCGGCTCGTCGACGGGGCGGGGGAGGCCATCCGGCTGACCTGCCCGTTCCACGCCTGGACCTATGGCCTCGACGGGAAGCTCGGCCGCATGCCGGTGCCCGACGGCTTCACCGGGCTGGACAAGAGCCGCAAGGGTCTGGTCCCACTCGAGGTCACCGAGGGCTACGGGCTCATCGTCGGCCGGCTGCGGCCCGGCCCACCGGTCGACATCGACGAGTATCTGGGCCCGGAGCTGGCCGGCGAGCTGGCGCTGCTCGACTTCGCCGACTGGCAACCTCACAGCGAGCCGCACGTGCACAAGGTGGGCGGCAACTGGAAGGTCACCCTGGACACCTTCCGGGAGAACTACCACTTCAACTACCTGCACAAGACCACGCTCGCCACCTACGCCGTCGGCGGCGTGCTGACGTTCGACCCGTTCGGCCGGCACCTGCGCAACAGCTCCGCGCTGAAGTCGATCGTCGAGCTGCGCGAGCGCCCCGAGGCCGACTGGGGCGACGTCGGCGGGCACTTCAGCTACCAGTACGCGCTGTTCCCGAACGTCAGCCTCACCTTCGACGCGCGGCACGTCGAGCTGTGGCAGATCCTCCCGGTCGACGAAAGCAGCTCCGAGGTCGTGCACACCTCCTACCTGCGTCCCGGCCTGACGGACGAGGAACGGTCGAAGGCGGTCGACATGGCGCCGTGGATCTGCGAGACCGTCGTCGACGGCGAGGACTTCTGGGTGGCCGGCCGCACCGAGCCGGGCGTGCGCCTCGGCATGATCGACACGGTCGTGTTCGGCCGCAACGAGCCGGCCCCGCAGCACCTGCACCGCGGGTTCGAGGCCGCGCTCGGGGCCCACCGCGCCCGCCACGCCGCCGGGGCGGGGTCGGCGTGA
- a CDS encoding amidohydrolase family protein translates to MSFNWFVSVDDHLIEPARLWQERLPQRWRDTGPRIVRDGASEFWVYEDRQIVTTGLNAVAGKSREEFSPEPITYEDMRLGCYDPAARVADMDQGHVLSSILFPSFPRYCGQVFHEAKDKELGLLCVQAWNDFILEEFAGDFPGRFIPMMIIPLWDPAAAAAEIERTAARGGKSIAFSENPTKLGLPSIHTDYWDPVFQACNDTNYVISMHVGSSSNLIRTSADMPTLAFMAYSAAANQAGTLLDWLFSGIFPKFPNLKIALSEGSIGWIPYFLERAEQVIDKQRFWASRFDIDMNASHERGEAKGAASFDLDTDIRKLFHDHVFGTFIEDQAGIRLLDIIGEDNVMLECDYPHSDSTWPDTISMANKWLGHLSEDVQHKITVGNAARVYNFTPAEPAAIS, encoded by the coding sequence GTGTCGTTCAACTGGTTCGTCTCGGTCGACGACCACCTCATCGAGCCGGCTCGGCTGTGGCAGGAGCGGCTGCCCCAGCGCTGGCGGGACACCGGGCCCCGCATCGTCCGGGACGGCGCGTCGGAGTTCTGGGTCTACGAGGACCGCCAGATCGTCACCACGGGCCTGAACGCCGTCGCCGGCAAGTCGCGCGAGGAGTTCTCGCCCGAGCCGATCACCTACGAGGACATGCGCCTCGGCTGCTACGACCCGGCCGCCCGCGTCGCGGACATGGACCAGGGGCACGTGCTCTCGTCGATCCTGTTCCCGAGCTTCCCGCGTTACTGCGGGCAGGTGTTCCACGAGGCGAAGGACAAGGAGCTCGGCCTGCTCTGCGTCCAGGCCTGGAACGACTTCATCCTGGAGGAGTTCGCCGGTGACTTCCCCGGCCGCTTCATCCCGATGATGATCATTCCGCTGTGGGACCCGGCCGCGGCCGCGGCCGAGATCGAGCGGACGGCGGCGCGCGGCGGCAAGTCGATCGCGTTCTCGGAGAACCCGACGAAGCTCGGCCTGCCGTCGATCCACACCGACTACTGGGACCCGGTGTTCCAGGCCTGCAACGACACGAACTACGTCATCTCGATGCACGTCGGGTCGTCGTCCAACCTGATCCGCACCTCGGCGGACATGCCGACGCTCGCGTTCATGGCCTACTCGGCGGCGGCGAACCAGGCGGGCACGCTGCTCGACTGGCTGTTCAGCGGCATCTTCCCGAAGTTCCCGAACCTGAAGATCGCCCTTTCCGAGGGCTCGATCGGCTGGATTCCGTACTTCCTGGAGCGCGCCGAGCAGGTCATCGACAAGCAGCGTTTCTGGGCGTCGCGCTTCGACATCGACATGAATGCCTCCCACGAGCGCGGCGAGGCGAAGGGCGCGGCGTCCTTCGACCTGGACACCGACATCCGCAAGCTGTTCCACGACCACGTCTTCGGCACGTTCATCGAGGACCAGGCCGGCATCCGGCTGCTGGACATCATCGGCGAGGACAACGTGATGCTCGAGTGCGACTACCCGCACTCGGACTCCACCTGGCCGGACACCATCTCGATGGCCAACAAGTGGCTCGGCCACCTGTCCGAGGACGTCCAGCACAAGATCACCGTCGGGAACGCGGCTCGCGTCTACAACTTCACCCCGGCCGAACCGGCGGCAATCTCCTAA
- a CDS encoding ABC transporter substrate-binding protein, with the protein MTLAVAACGSSSDSDKSDGAGATATAPKPTGAPIKLGLMTGIQTDAVSQPWVAQAAKIAAAAVNANGGILGRPVEIDVCDDHNTPQGASVCAQKLLVEDKVLMMSGDDGTMEPSLLPTLDTANTISWASLGAASPSLQNPRVYILEPVLVGYRILPQMLPASSKHVAYISADSAIAQSSAKVSASYYPPSVTVDQVKLGLTATDFQPTCLQIKQSGADTAVAAINPRQLAPLIQTCNQIGLTKLMWALPSIVLTPQVVETVTNLKQPNLVVLAFGEGAIGAFNDDVAKYAKQVGGITNTIGDSAINAWLSVKLLADIIPKVGVVDAVKIREYLDKQTALDTQGATAPIDFTSAGVQGIPRVKNQSASQGEIKDGKLVVTVEKPFIVGKPQQ; encoded by the coding sequence GTGACGCTCGCCGTCGCGGCCTGCGGCAGCTCGTCGGACTCGGACAAGTCCGACGGCGCCGGGGCCACCGCCACCGCGCCCAAGCCGACCGGTGCCCCGATCAAGCTGGGGCTCATGACCGGCATCCAGACCGACGCGGTGTCCCAGCCGTGGGTCGCGCAGGCCGCGAAGATCGCGGCGGCGGCGGTCAACGCGAACGGCGGGATCCTGGGCCGGCCGGTCGAGATCGACGTCTGCGACGACCACAACACGCCTCAGGGTGCCTCGGTGTGCGCCCAGAAGCTGCTGGTCGAGGACAAGGTCCTCATGATGTCCGGTGACGACGGCACGATGGAGCCGAGCCTGCTCCCGACGCTGGACACGGCCAACACGATCTCCTGGGCGAGCCTCGGCGCCGCGTCGCCGTCCCTGCAGAACCCGCGCGTCTACATCCTGGAGCCGGTTCTCGTCGGCTACCGGATCCTCCCGCAGATGCTGCCGGCGAGCAGCAAGCACGTCGCCTACATCTCGGCGGACTCGGCCATCGCGCAGTCGTCGGCGAAGGTCTCGGCCAGCTACTACCCGCCGTCGGTCACGGTCGACCAGGTCAAGTTGGGCCTGACGGCCACCGACTTCCAGCCGACCTGCCTGCAGATCAAGCAGAGCGGCGCGGACACCGCGGTCGCCGCGATCAACCCGCGTCAACTCGCCCCGCTGATCCAGACCTGCAACCAGATCGGCCTGACCAAGCTGATGTGGGCGCTGCCGAGCATCGTGCTCACGCCGCAGGTCGTCGAGACCGTCACGAATCTCAAGCAGCCGAACCTGGTGGTGCTCGCCTTCGGTGAGGGTGCCATCGGCGCGTTCAACGACGACGTCGCCAAGTACGCGAAGCAGGTCGGCGGGATCACCAACACCATCGGTGACTCGGCGATCAACGCCTGGCTCAGCGTCAAGCTGCTCGCGGACATCATTCCCAAGGTCGGCGTCGTCGACGCGGTGAAGATCCGGGAGTACCTGGACAAGCAGACCGCGCTCGACACGCAGGGCGCGACCGCGCCGATCGACTTCACCTCCGCGGGCGTTCAGGGCATCCCGCGGGTGAAGAACCAGTCGGCGTCGCAGGGCGAAATCAAGGACGGCAAGCTCGTCGTCACCGTCGAGAAGCCGTTCATTGTGGGTAAGCCGCAGCAGTAG
- a CDS encoding nuclear transport factor 2 family protein: MLTDEPEPDRVDVSAADAATVVTEMARRFQSGDVEGAFALMYPEIRVQQPDSLPHGGWHEGQAGMAAMNVEAGRHWDRAITNPLVFGDATRAVQLTTQTWTAKATGRSATVDVIEVFTVAGGTIREIRVFQQDTHLLLALLAED, encoded by the coding sequence TTGCTGACTGACGAGCCCGAGCCCGACCGCGTCGACGTGTCGGCGGCGGACGCCGCCACGGTGGTGACCGAGATGGCGCGCCGATTCCAGTCCGGTGACGTCGAGGGCGCGTTCGCGCTGATGTACCCGGAGATCCGGGTCCAGCAGCCGGACTCGCTGCCGCATGGCGGCTGGCACGAGGGCCAGGCCGGCATGGCGGCGATGAACGTCGAGGCCGGCCGCCACTGGGACCGTGCCATCACCAACCCGCTGGTCTTCGGCGACGCGACCCGCGCCGTCCAGCTCACCACCCAGACCTGGACCGCGAAGGCCACCGGCCGCTCGGCGACGGTCGACGTCATCGAGGTCTTCACCGTCGCCGGCGGCACCATCCGCGAGATCCGCGTCTTCCAGCAGGACACACATCTCCTGCTCGCCCTGCTCGCGGAGGACTAG